Proteins encoded in a region of the Psychromicrobium lacuslunae genome:
- the panD gene encoding aspartate 1-decarboxylase — MNRTMFKSKIHRATVTHADLHYVGSVTVDQDLLDAADILPGEMVSIVDVTNGARLETYTIAGERGSGVLGINGAAAHLVKVGDLVILISYAQMTTAEAKEYLPTVVHVDAQNRLLKLGNDPAEAVSEGLAQPPFALNR; from the coding sequence ATGAACAGAACCATGTTTAAGTCAAAGATCCACCGCGCCACGGTGACCCACGCCGATCTGCACTACGTCGGTTCGGTCACCGTCGACCAGGATCTTCTGGACGCCGCTGACATCCTGCCTGGCGAAATGGTTTCGATTGTTGACGTCACCAACGGTGCACGGCTGGAAACCTACACCATCGCTGGCGAACGCGGCTCGGGTGTGCTCGGCATTAACGGGGCGGCAGCTCATCTGGTCAAGGTCGGAGACCTGGTCATTCTGATCAGCTATGCGCAGATGACGACGGCCGAAGCCAAGGAATACCTGCCGACGGTGGTGCACGTGGACGCCCAAAATAGGCTCCTCAAGCTGGGAAACGATCCGGCAGAAGCCGTCTCAGAGGGTTTAGCGCAACCGCCTTTCGCGCTCAACCGATAG
- a CDS encoding AEC family transporter yields the protein MGGVLIGFSLVWLIIALGYLLGRFRVLGEGAQQVLSRFTFFVASPALLFETISRADFHTVFGASFWIVAASALVAALIFTLIWLLRRKPVDAELAVGAMTASYANANNLGLPIAVYVLGNAALAAPVVVFQLAIYQPLFVILIEVLRLRKSAPIGKILLGVIRNPLLLAALAGVLVAVSGWKPAALLFQPFELVGGAAVPCALIAFGISLFGAKPLADPAGRMTVLSATGIKLIIQPLAAYLLARFAFQLDGVALFAAVVLAGLPTAQNVYVIAARYRVGINQAKDAVLLSTAIAVPAMLIMAALLT from the coding sequence ATGGGCGGCGTGCTGATTGGGTTTTCGTTAGTTTGGCTGATCATTGCGCTCGGCTATCTGCTCGGCCGCTTTAGAGTACTTGGCGAGGGCGCCCAGCAAGTCTTGAGTCGCTTCACCTTTTTTGTGGCCAGCCCAGCCTTGCTCTTCGAGACAATTTCGCGGGCAGATTTTCATACCGTTTTCGGTGCCTCATTCTGGATTGTTGCCGCTTCGGCCCTGGTCGCAGCGCTGATTTTCACGCTGATCTGGCTGCTACGCAGAAAACCCGTCGACGCCGAACTAGCCGTTGGCGCTATGACGGCTTCCTATGCGAACGCGAATAACCTTGGCCTGCCGATCGCCGTCTATGTGCTGGGCAATGCAGCCTTGGCGGCACCAGTGGTGGTTTTTCAATTGGCCATCTACCAGCCGCTCTTTGTCATCCTGATCGAAGTACTACGACTACGGAAATCCGCACCGATCGGTAAAATCCTGCTCGGCGTGATCCGCAATCCACTTCTTCTTGCCGCACTGGCCGGCGTGCTGGTGGCGGTGAGCGGCTGGAAACCAGCAGCACTACTTTTTCAGCCCTTTGAACTAGTCGGCGGTGCCGCAGTACCCTGCGCGCTGATTGCCTTCGGCATCTCGCTCTTTGGCGCTAAACCGCTGGCCGATCCAGCGGGCAGAATGACTGTGCTGAGCGCTACCGGAATTAAATTGATCATTCAGCCGCTAGCCGCATACCTGCTCGCCCGCTTTGCCTTCCAGCTAGACGGCGTGGCTTTATTCGCTGCGGTGGTACTGGCTGGTTTGCCCACCGCGCAGAACGTTTATGTGATTGCCGCTCGCTATCGGGTGGGCATTAACCAGGCTAAGGATGCAGTTCTGCTCAGCACTGCAATTGCGGTACCAGCCATGCTGATTATGGCGGCCCTTTTGACTTAA
- a CDS encoding helicase HerA-like domain-containing protein — MASKSAADIIANITQGYTFESPAIALGAALVGAEVYKDAQVRLPLAMMNRHGLVAGATGTGKTVTLHMIAEQLSTAGVPVFMADIKGDLSGLATAGTSSDKLTARTQSLGQEWAAKAFPVEFLALGGDGNGVPVRATITSFGPILLSRVLELNETQESSLQLIFHYADTEGLELYDLKDLRAVIQFLTSDEGKDALTNLGGLSKATAGVILRELVTLEAQGMTKFFGMPEFDTAELIRNAPDGRGVISCLELPNVQDKPLLFSTFLMWLLADLFRDLPEVGDVEKPKLVFFLDEAHLLFKGASKAFLDAITQTVRLIRSKGVGIFFVTQTPKDVPADVLAQLANRVQHALRAFTPDDAKALKATVSTFPVSDYNLEEVLTSAGIGEAVVTVMNEKGAPTPVALTRLRAPESVMGPSAEDLVKSTVAGSPLLAKYGTETDPVSAFEKLQNKAAPSTGDSVGEAAPPMPAPPVPIPPPPAQLPEPQQQGGGFGAEIAGALGGILGGGLKSMVRSMGTGLGNSIMRDIFGTTSRRRRR, encoded by the coding sequence ATGGCTTCTAAGAGCGCAGCAGACATTATTGCAAATATCACCCAGGGCTATACTTTCGAATCTCCGGCCATTGCGCTCGGCGCTGCCTTGGTCGGCGCTGAAGTTTATAAAGACGCACAGGTGCGACTGCCACTGGCGATGATGAATCGGCACGGCCTGGTGGCCGGAGCGACCGGCACCGGTAAGACAGTGACCCTACATATGATCGCCGAACAGCTTTCCACTGCCGGAGTGCCGGTGTTTATGGCCGATATCAAAGGGGATCTCTCCGGCCTGGCCACCGCGGGAACCAGCAGCGATAAACTCACGGCTCGGACTCAGAGCCTGGGACAGGAATGGGCCGCCAAGGCCTTCCCCGTCGAATTCCTAGCGCTTGGCGGCGACGGCAACGGGGTACCGGTCCGCGCCACCATCACCTCCTTCGGACCCATTCTGCTTTCCCGCGTGCTGGAACTCAATGAAACGCAAGAATCCAGCCTGCAACTGATCTTCCACTACGCCGATACCGAAGGCCTCGAACTCTACGACCTCAAGGATCTGCGGGCTGTCATCCAGTTCCTCACCTCGGACGAGGGCAAGGACGCGCTGACCAATCTGGGCGGCCTCTCCAAAGCCACCGCTGGAGTGATCCTGCGCGAGTTGGTCACACTCGAAGCCCAGGGCATGACCAAGTTCTTCGGAATGCCGGAGTTCGACACCGCCGAACTGATCCGGAATGCTCCGGATGGCCGAGGCGTGATCAGCTGCCTCGAGCTCCCCAACGTACAAGACAAGCCGCTGCTGTTCTCCACCTTCCTGATGTGGCTCCTCGCCGACCTTTTCCGCGACTTGCCCGAGGTCGGTGATGTGGAGAAGCCGAAGCTGGTGTTCTTCCTCGATGAGGCGCATTTACTCTTCAAAGGCGCCAGCAAGGCCTTCCTGGACGCTATCACCCAGACCGTGCGGCTGATTCGCTCCAAGGGTGTCGGCATTTTCTTTGTCACCCAGACGCCTAAGGACGTGCCCGCCGATGTACTCGCTCAGCTGGCTAACCGAGTACAGCACGCGCTGCGCGCCTTCACCCCCGATGACGCCAAGGCCTTGAAAGCGACTGTCTCCACCTTCCCGGTCAGCGATTACAACTTGGAAGAAGTGCTGACCAGCGCTGGTATTGGCGAAGCCGTCGTGACAGTGATGAACGAGAAGGGCGCGCCAACGCCGGTGGCACTGACCCGGTTGCGTGCACCGGAATCGGTGATGGGTCCGAGCGCTGAGGATCTGGTTAAGTCCACCGTTGCCGGTTCGCCCCTGCTCGCCAAATACGGCACCGAGACTGACCCGGTGTCGGCCTTCGAGAAACTGCAGAACAAGGCCGCTCCCAGCACCGGAGACTCGGTGGGCGAGGCCGCCCCGCCAATGCCGGCTCCACCGGTGCCGATTCCGCCGCCACCCGCGCAACTGCCCGAGCCGCAGCAGCAAGGTGGTGGCTTCGGCGCGGAAATTGCCGGCGCACTGGGCGGAATTCTCGGTGGTGGCCTGAAGTCAATGGTTCGCTCAATGGGCACCGGGCTGGGCAATTCGATCATGCGTGATATTTTTGGCACCACCTCGCGTCGCCGTCGTCGATAG
- a CDS encoding MBL fold metallo-hydrolase translates to MRIRRLGWAGFEVAAQGESLVIDLLQTPEGLFSGTGLSAPLPEVVPLIAKNAALAGLCTHLHRDHTDAEALRQALTPEGIVLHPASIGGDDQENFGLLKAEKELAESGLRRREVSNWEVLDIGPFRIAAIPAVDTLGDPQVSWVVEADNQRLIHLGDTMFHGYWWRAAHRHGPFDAVLTPINGPTVSFPHAQPASPFPATLDAEHAAVAARLLRAKMVVPMHYEGFHLDGFYHTVRDELARFLEASQGEEYRVEVLTPGQSLQL, encoded by the coding sequence ATGAGGATCAGACGCTTAGGTTGGGCGGGCTTCGAGGTCGCAGCACAAGGGGAGAGCCTAGTGATAGATCTCTTGCAGACCCCGGAAGGCCTTTTTAGCGGCACCGGGCTTTCGGCACCATTACCGGAAGTGGTGCCGCTGATCGCCAAAAATGCGGCCTTGGCCGGGCTCTGCACGCATTTGCACAGAGACCACACCGACGCGGAGGCGCTCCGTCAAGCGCTCACACCAGAGGGCATTGTGCTGCACCCAGCCTCAATAGGTGGCGATGATCAGGAGAACTTCGGGTTACTCAAGGCGGAGAAGGAACTGGCAGAGAGCGGTCTGCGGCGACGCGAGGTGTCCAACTGGGAAGTTCTTGACATCGGTCCGTTTCGGATTGCCGCGATTCCTGCGGTCGACACCCTGGGCGACCCGCAGGTTTCCTGGGTGGTGGAAGCCGATAATCAGCGTCTGATCCATTTGGGCGACACCATGTTTCACGGCTACTGGTGGCGGGCTGCGCATCGGCACGGCCCCTTCGACGCGGTGCTCACTCCAATCAACGGCCCCACCGTGAGTTTCCCGCATGCTCAGCCAGCGAGCCCATTCCCGGCCACACTGGATGCGGAGCATGCCGCGGTGGCGGCGCGGCTATTACGCGCCAAAATGGTGGTGCCAATGCACTATGAGGGATTCCATCTCGACGGCTTCTATCACACGGTTCGAGACGAGCTGGCTCGGTTTCTGGAAGCTAGTCAAGGGGAAGAATATCGGGTCGAGGTACTGACCCCCGGGCAAAGCCTGCAGCTCTAG
- a CDS encoding TetR/AcrR family transcriptional regulator produces MSPRHSAIAANDTRESIIKLSVEQASINGLEGLTIGSLANSLGMSKAGLIGPFGNRLGLQLATLQQACEQFEAAIVQPALTHPAGLPRLKATLEAWIDYLADCPFPNGCFVTAAATELDGRPGPLRDRLANELQRWLGFLRQNVQQAQQEGELALELSPDDLVQQLVGIAMATNQSIQLLADDSAAQRARRLMAITLSLSQPLG; encoded by the coding sequence ATGAGCCCTCGACATTCCGCAATAGCCGCCAACGACACTCGCGAGTCGATCATTAAGCTCAGCGTCGAGCAGGCTTCGATCAATGGGCTGGAAGGGCTGACTATTGGCAGCCTGGCGAACAGCTTGGGCATGAGCAAGGCCGGGCTGATTGGGCCCTTCGGCAATCGGCTAGGCCTGCAACTCGCCACTCTGCAACAAGCTTGCGAACAATTCGAGGCAGCCATTGTGCAACCCGCCCTGACCCACCCAGCCGGCCTACCCCGGCTCAAGGCCACCCTCGAGGCTTGGATTGACTATCTAGCCGATTGCCCTTTCCCGAACGGCTGCTTCGTTACCGCGGCAGCAACCGAACTGGATGGTCGACCCGGGCCGCTGCGCGACCGACTGGCTAACGAACTGCAACGCTGGTTAGGGTTCCTTCGGCAGAACGTGCAGCAGGCCCAGCAAGAGGGTGAGCTAGCCCTTGAATTGAGTCCCGACGATCTGGTGCAACAGCTAGTGGGAATCGCAATGGCGACCAATCAGTCCATCCAGTTACTGGCCGACGACAGTGCAGCGCAGCGAGCCCGGCGACTGATGGCCATCACGCTGTCACTGTCTCAGCCTTTGGGTTGA
- a CDS encoding ferritin, producing the protein MSQFTTLLQEQIGHEFAASQQYIAVSVWFDGQDLPQLAAHFYKQSLEERNHAMMMVQYMLDRDIEVKIPGIGDVYNDFKDVTEPLKLALEQEKQVTTQIEKLFATARAENDALGEQFMLWFLKEQVEEVASMSTLVNIAERADSLFDIENFIARETIGDGGEDSAAPEAAGGAL; encoded by the coding sequence ATGAGCCAATTCACCACACTTCTGCAAGAGCAAATCGGCCACGAGTTCGCTGCTTCACAGCAGTACATCGCGGTATCTGTCTGGTTCGATGGACAGGACCTACCTCAGTTGGCCGCTCACTTCTATAAGCAATCGTTGGAAGAGCGCAATCACGCCATGATGATGGTGCAGTACATGCTCGACCGTGACATCGAGGTCAAGATCCCCGGTATCGGCGATGTCTACAATGATTTCAAGGACGTCACCGAACCACTCAAACTGGCCTTGGAGCAGGAAAAACAGGTCACCACTCAGATCGAGAAACTCTTCGCCACCGCTCGCGCTGAGAATGACGCGCTGGGCGAGCAGTTCATGCTCTGGTTCCTCAAGGAGCAGGTCGAGGAAGTTGCTTCGATGAGCACTCTGGTCAACATTGCCGAGCGCGCGGACAGCCTGTTCGACATCGAGAACTTCATTGCCCGCGAGACCATTGGCGACGGCGGCGAAGACTCGGCAGCTCCAGAAGCAGCGGGCGGCGCGCTCTAA
- a CDS encoding ketosteroid isomerase — translation MSVELPEPIQKAFDATNAADSDGFVAAFAEDGFINDWGRQLNGSAGIASWNQTDNIGKQASWEALSIEEQSPGQYLVSIKTGGNGYNGVSPFVFTLAHDKIHSMVISAG, via the coding sequence ATGAGCGTTGAATTACCTGAACCCATCCAGAAGGCCTTCGATGCCACCAACGCCGCCGATTCCGACGGTTTCGTTGCCGCCTTCGCTGAAGACGGTTTCATCAATGACTGGGGCCGTCAGCTGAACGGCTCGGCGGGAATTGCCAGCTGGAATCAGACCGACAATATTGGCAAGCAAGCCAGCTGGGAGGCACTCTCCATTGAAGAGCAGAGCCCCGGGCAATACCTGGTCAGCATTAAGACCGGCGGCAACGGCTACAACGGTGTCAGCCCCTTTGTTTTCACCCTCGCGCACGACAAAATCCACTCAATGGTGATCAGCGCAGGCTGA
- a CDS encoding NHL domain-containing thioredoxin family protein, whose protein sequence is MSATSPRIRASDLVGRGWLNTGGAALDLEALRGKIVILDFWTFCCINCLHVIDELRPLEEEFSDVLVTVGVHSPKFEHEADPVALAAAIERYEIHHPVLDDPELVTWQAYSARAWPTLVVIDPEGYIVANLSGEGHSAGLASFIPELVAQHEAKGTLHRGSGPYVAPEPQAGTLRFPGKVLPLPGVDGQPGNFLVSDTGHHRLVELAEDLETVVRSFGSGQKGFADGPAETAQFNEPQGMTLLPAELAAELGYEVVVADSVNHRLRGLTLATGEVRSIAGNGVQRLLDAGPGRVNEQGEGLLGVLSEDALSVALSSPWDVVYSTALGQVVVAMAGVHQIFGFEPRSGALSVLAGTGLEGLLDGAADQAWFAQSSGIAEDSEGNIWVADSETSALRVLRTKGGAVSSVETAIGEGLFDFGFRDGEAAQARLQHPLGVAALPDGSVAVADTYNGAVRRYDRVSKQVSTLARGLAEPSDVLLDGELLIVVEANRHQLIRLPLPKDALQVDEGAAQTQRPTSNVAPGEFSLEVRFSAPTGQKLDHRWGDPTQLKISSTPPELLLSGDGTSTGLNRILDLNSEVPEGILHITARAAACDGPEDADGEIPDHAACHLYQQDWGIPVKLVAGGDAGLQLDLRGMK, encoded by the coding sequence ATGTCAGCGACCAGCCCAAGAATTCGTGCCTCCGACCTGGTAGGCCGCGGGTGGCTCAACACCGGCGGGGCAGCACTGGACCTCGAGGCGCTCCGTGGCAAGATTGTGATCCTGGACTTCTGGACCTTCTGCTGCATCAACTGCCTGCACGTAATCGATGAATTGCGCCCATTGGAGGAAGAGTTCTCCGACGTCTTGGTGACAGTGGGAGTGCACTCGCCGAAGTTCGAGCACGAAGCGGATCCTGTTGCGCTGGCCGCTGCCATTGAGCGCTACGAGATTCATCACCCGGTGCTTGATGATCCCGAGTTGGTTACCTGGCAGGCATATTCGGCCCGGGCCTGGCCCACGCTGGTGGTGATCGATCCGGAAGGTTACATCGTGGCCAACCTCTCCGGCGAAGGCCATTCAGCCGGGCTAGCCTCGTTCATTCCGGAGTTGGTGGCGCAACATGAGGCTAAGGGCACCTTGCATCGTGGCAGCGGGCCGTATGTGGCCCCTGAGCCGCAGGCTGGCACGCTGCGTTTCCCTGGCAAGGTGTTGCCGCTGCCCGGCGTCGACGGTCAGCCCGGTAACTTCCTGGTTTCTGATACCGGCCATCATCGCCTGGTCGAATTAGCCGAAGATCTGGAAACCGTGGTGCGCAGTTTCGGCAGCGGCCAGAAGGGGTTTGCCGACGGACCGGCTGAGACCGCGCAGTTCAATGAGCCGCAGGGCATGACACTGCTGCCCGCCGAGCTTGCGGCAGAGCTCGGTTACGAGGTGGTGGTGGCTGATTCGGTGAATCACCGTTTGCGCGGCCTCACCCTCGCCACCGGAGAGGTGCGCAGCATCGCCGGTAACGGGGTGCAGCGTTTGCTCGATGCCGGGCCAGGCCGGGTCAATGAGCAGGGTGAGGGCCTGCTCGGGGTGCTCTCCGAGGACGCGCTTTCAGTGGCGCTCTCCTCGCCCTGGGATGTGGTCTATTCAACGGCGCTCGGCCAGGTGGTGGTGGCGATGGCCGGGGTGCATCAGATTTTCGGTTTCGAACCACGCAGTGGAGCGCTCAGCGTGCTCGCCGGCACTGGGCTCGAAGGACTTTTGGACGGCGCCGCTGACCAGGCGTGGTTCGCCCAGTCATCGGGGATCGCCGAGGACTCGGAGGGGAATATCTGGGTTGCCGATTCGGAGACTTCTGCGCTGCGGGTGCTGCGGACCAAGGGGGGCGCGGTTTCTTCGGTGGAAACCGCCATCGGCGAAGGGCTCTTCGACTTCGGTTTCCGGGACGGTGAGGCCGCGCAGGCACGATTGCAGCATCCGCTCGGCGTTGCCGCCTTGCCGGACGGCTCGGTCGCGGTGGCGGACACCTATAACGGTGCGGTGCGGCGTTACGATCGGGTGAGCAAGCAAGTCAGTACCCTGGCCCGAGGTCTAGCCGAGCCCTCTGACGTGCTGCTCGACGGCGAGTTGCTGATTGTGGTGGAGGCGAATAGGCATCAACTCATCCGCCTGCCGTTGCCTAAGGACGCTCTGCAGGTCGATGAGGGTGCGGCCCAGACGCAGCGACCGACCAGCAATGTCGCTCCCGGCGAGTTCTCCCTTGAAGTGCGTTTCAGCGCGCCCACTGGCCAGAAACTTGACCACCGCTGGGGCGACCCGACTCAGTTGAAGATCTCATCGACGCCGCCTGAACTCTTGCTTTCCGGCGACGGCACCTCGACCGGTCTGAATCGGATTCTGGACCTGAACTCCGAGGTACCGGAAGGTATCCTGCACATCACCGCGCGGGCGGCGGCTTGTGATGGTCCGGAGGACGCCGACGGCGAGATCCCGGATCACGCTGCCTGCCATCTCTATCAGCAGGACTGGGGTATCCCGGTCAAGCTGGTTGCCGGTGGCGATGCTGGTCTGCAGTTGGATCTTCGCGGCATGAAGTAG
- a CDS encoding cytochrome c oxidase assembly protein: protein MPENGVVPASLTKTKTPDGIRNPWLLLALGAAVLGLVGSLVFGGALVASTLLDAGPVVRWALPTALMIHNLAVAAVVGSLVFAVVILPKNRVSQGRTASSKNTDEHPAFSRAMTLASLAAVVWTLAAIAVLIFTYLKQSGLAISAGTDFTRGLVFFMTDIDSGRAWLAICIFAAVVTTLCFGVRALTGLGLTLVLAVIGMVPQALIGHSASAADHQGAVNSLLLHIVGVALWFGGIVALSVVSTKLLKPEALTGKVLKRFSSLALFAFCLVFASGVVNASIRVTGWDALFNSPYGQLILIKAVATLLLGAIGLMHRQWIIPQLDKGVKSAKRVLWQLILVELVVMAATSGVAVGLSQSAPPQVTEYAPNTSPAEILSGYPLPPELTPIRWLTEWRMDWLWLTFALGAGVAYLLAVRKLRRRGDSWPVMRTVAWLVGMVAMVYVTSGPPSVYGMVLFSAHMVDHMALTMVVPIFLVLGAPVSLALKTLKPRADGSRGIREWILVVVHSKFSKLVTHPLFAAANFAGSIVIFYYSGLFGYAMRDHVGHELMILHFTITGYLFVLSLIGSDPVPYRFPYPLRLLLLLATMAFHAFFGVAIMSSTTLLQASYFGNLGKSWGVSALADQQIGGAVAWGIGEVPTVLVAIGVALMWSRSDARETKRKDRAADRNNDADLTAYNDMFAQLAEPSKARRTVPVGKNAGKNTEPKTTDSETSGEN, encoded by the coding sequence ATGCCGGAGAATGGAGTGGTGCCTGCTTCGCTGACTAAGACCAAAACGCCGGACGGAATTCGCAACCCCTGGTTGTTGTTGGCGCTCGGAGCTGCAGTGCTTGGCCTAGTGGGCTCGCTGGTCTTCGGCGGAGCGTTAGTCGCCAGTACGCTCCTGGACGCTGGCCCGGTGGTGCGATGGGCCCTACCCACCGCCTTAATGATTCACAATCTGGCCGTGGCCGCGGTCGTCGGGTCGCTAGTTTTCGCGGTGGTTATTCTGCCAAAGAACCGGGTCTCTCAAGGCCGTACTGCCAGCAGTAAAAACACAGACGAACACCCGGCGTTTAGCCGTGCCATGACGCTCGCCTCGCTGGCCGCCGTGGTCTGGACATTGGCCGCCATCGCGGTGTTGATTTTCACCTATCTGAAACAGTCCGGCCTTGCTATCTCAGCAGGCACCGACTTCACTCGCGGACTGGTCTTCTTCATGACCGATATCGACTCCGGCCGTGCCTGGCTTGCGATCTGTATTTTTGCCGCAGTGGTCACCACGCTGTGCTTCGGGGTGCGGGCGCTCACCGGCCTCGGCCTGACACTTGTCCTGGCAGTGATTGGCATGGTGCCGCAGGCGTTGATTGGGCACTCTGCCTCGGCGGCCGACCACCAGGGCGCAGTGAATTCGCTCCTCTTACATATTGTCGGAGTCGCGCTCTGGTTCGGTGGCATCGTGGCGCTCAGTGTGGTTTCTACCAAGTTGCTGAAGCCGGAGGCGCTGACCGGCAAGGTCCTCAAGCGGTTCTCCTCGCTGGCCCTCTTTGCCTTCTGCCTGGTGTTCGCCTCCGGTGTGGTTAATGCTTCGATTCGAGTCACCGGCTGGGATGCTCTCTTCAACTCGCCCTATGGCCAGCTCATCCTGATCAAAGCGGTGGCCACCTTGCTGCTGGGCGCAATCGGCCTGATGCACCGGCAGTGGATCATTCCACAATTGGATAAAGGGGTGAAGAGCGCGAAGCGGGTGCTTTGGCAGCTCATCCTGGTAGAGCTGGTGGTGATGGCCGCTACCAGCGGCGTCGCCGTCGGACTGAGTCAGTCGGCGCCCCCGCAGGTCACCGAGTACGCCCCGAATACCTCTCCGGCAGAGATTCTCTCTGGCTACCCGCTGCCACCTGAGCTGACGCCGATTCGCTGGCTGACCGAGTGGCGGATGGACTGGCTCTGGCTCACCTTCGCGCTAGGTGCCGGGGTGGCCTACCTGCTCGCAGTGCGCAAGCTACGACGCCGCGGCGACAGCTGGCCGGTGATGCGCACGGTGGCCTGGCTGGTCGGCATGGTGGCGATGGTCTACGTCACTTCCGGCCCGCCCAGCGTTTATGGAATGGTACTCTTCAGCGCGCATATGGTTGATCACATGGCGCTCACCATGGTGGTGCCAATTTTCCTAGTCTTGGGTGCGCCCGTGAGCCTGGCGCTTAAAACGCTCAAACCTCGAGCCGATGGCAGCCGTGGCATCCGAGAGTGGATTTTGGTTGTGGTGCACTCCAAGTTCTCCAAGCTAGTCACTCATCCGTTGTTCGCGGCGGCTAATTTTGCCGGCAGTATTGTGATCTTCTACTACTCTGGGCTGTTTGGTTATGCGATGCGTGACCATGTGGGGCATGAGCTGATGATCCTGCATTTCACTATCACCGGCTACCTCTTCGTGCTTTCGCTGATCGGCAGTGATCCGGTGCCATACCGCTTCCCCTACCCGCTACGCCTGCTCTTGCTGCTCGCCACAATGGCTTTCCACGCTTTCTTCGGTGTTGCGATCATGAGTTCTACCACGCTGCTGCAAGCCTCCTATTTCGGGAACCTGGGCAAATCCTGGGGGGTCTCGGCCCTTGCTGACCAGCAAATTGGCGGTGCGGTGGCCTGGGGGATAGGTGAGGTCCCCACCGTTTTGGTGGCGATCGGGGTGGCCCTGATGTGGTCACGATCCGACGCCCGAGAAACAAAACGTAAGGACCGGGCCGCAGATCGGAATAACGACGCCGATCTGACCGCTTATAACGACATGTTTGCCCAGCTTGCTGAGCCGTCCAAGGCGCGTCGGACGGTACCCGTCGGCAAAAACGCTGGTAAAAACACCGAACCGAAGACCACCGATTCTGAGACTTCTGGAGAGAACTGA
- a CDS encoding HU family DNA-binding protein, with protein sequence MAKNRSELVAEVAAKAETSQAAVNNVLDAVFSVFESSVAAGEKITIPGWLAVERTDRAARTGRNPQTGETIQIAAGHSVKLTAGSKLKAAVAKKAPAKKK encoded by the coding sequence ATGGCTAAGAATCGTAGTGAGCTTGTTGCTGAGGTTGCTGCCAAGGCTGAGACCAGCCAGGCTGCAGTGAACAACGTTTTGGATGCGGTTTTCTCCGTATTCGAAAGCTCAGTTGCCGCTGGCGAGAAGATCACCATCCCGGGCTGGCTCGCAGTTGAGCGCACCGACCGTGCAGCTCGCACCGGCCGCAACCCGCAGACCGGTGAGACCATTCAGATCGCCGCTGGCCACAGCGTTAAGCTGACCGCTGGCTCCAAGCTGAAGGCTGCCGTTGCGAAGAAGGCTCCGGCCAAGAAGAAGTAA
- a CDS encoding aldo/keto reductase: MEYTYLGRTGLKVSRLVLGTMNFGPVTTEEDSHQIMSSALDRGINFFDTANVYGWDKKGTTESIIGNWFAASGRREDVVLATKVYGSMGEGPNSEGLSAKHIRRQVEASLKRLQTDYIDLYQFHHVQRDTPWDEIWQAMEVLVQQGKVLYVGSSNFAGWHIAQASEAAAARHFLGLVSEQSIYNLMNRHLELEVLPAAKHYGLGVIPWSPLAGGLLGGVLQKGKSAVRGVDDYRQGLLTKNRDKIKAFEAFSKELGQHPANVGLAWLLAQDGVTGPIIGPRTVEQLEGSLAALKVKFKKAELARLDEIFPGPGGTAPEAYAW; encoded by the coding sequence GTGGAATACACCTACCTAGGTCGCACTGGCCTCAAGGTTTCGCGTTTAGTACTTGGCACCATGAACTTCGGACCGGTCACCACCGAAGAAGACAGCCATCAGATCATGAGCAGCGCCCTCGATCGTGGTATCAATTTTTTCGATACCGCGAACGTCTATGGCTGGGATAAGAAGGGAACCACCGAAAGCATCATCGGCAACTGGTTCGCTGCCTCCGGCCGCCGCGAAGATGTGGTGCTGGCCACCAAGGTCTACGGTTCAATGGGCGAAGGTCCGAACTCGGAAGGGCTCTCCGCGAAGCACATCCGCCGCCAAGTCGAGGCCTCCTTGAAGCGTTTGCAGACCGACTACATCGACCTTTACCAGTTCCATCACGTGCAGCGGGACACCCCCTGGGACGAGATCTGGCAGGCCATGGAAGTACTCGTTCAGCAGGGCAAAGTGCTTTACGTCGGCTCCTCGAACTTCGCGGGCTGGCATATTGCCCAAGCCAGTGAAGCGGCCGCAGCGCGACACTTCCTCGGCTTGGTCAGCGAGCAGTCGATTTACAATTTAATGAACCGCCATCTTGAATTAGAGGTACTGCCTGCAGCTAAGCACTATGGCCTGGGCGTGATCCCCTGGTCGCCGCTGGCCGGCGGCCTACTGGGCGGCGTGCTGCAAAAGGGGAAGTCAGCAGTGCGCGGCGTCGATGACTATCGCCAGGGCTTGCTGACAAAGAACCGCGACAAGATCAAAGCCTTTGAAGCCTTCAGCAAGGAGCTTGGCCAGCATCCGGCAAACGTCGGCCTAGCCTGGCTACTGGCCCAGGACGGGGTCACCGGCCCGATCATCGGCCCCCGCACTGTTGAACAACTCGAAGGTTCACTCGCTGCACTCAAAGTAAAATTCAAAAAGGCTGAGCTCGCAAGACTTGATGAAATTTTCCCCGGTCCCGGCGGCACCGCCCCCGAGGCCTACGCCTGGTAA